In one Zalophus californianus isolate mZalCal1 chromosome 10, mZalCal1.pri.v2, whole genome shotgun sequence genomic region, the following are encoded:
- the LOC113933659 gene encoding NADH-cytochrome b5 reductase 1 isoform X2 yields the protein MGLQPSPVLLASLGVGLLTLLGLALGSYLIRRSRRPKVTLLDPNEKYLLRLLDKTVYLKGVHPKFPEGGKMSQYLNSLKIGDVVEFRGPSGLLTYTGKGNFSIQPNKKSPPEPQVAKKLGMIAGGTGITPMLQLIRAILKDPEDPTQCSLLFANQTEKDIILREDLEELQARYPSRFKLWFTLDHPPEGWAYSKGFVTADMIREHLPAPGDDALLLLCGPPPMVQLACHPNLDKLGYSQKMRFTY from the exons ATGGGCCTCCAGCCG AGCCCAGTCCTTCTGgcctccctgggggtggggctgctgaCTCTGCTCGGCCTGGCTCTGGGCTCCTACTTGATTCGGAGGTCCCGCCGGCCAAAGGTCACTCTCCTGGACCCCAATGAGAAGTACCTGCTGCGACTGCTAGACAAGACG GTCTACCTGAAGGGTGTGCACCCCAAATTTCCCGAGGGAGGGAAGATGTCTCAGTACCTGAATAGCCTGAAGATTGGGGATGTGGTGGAGTTTCGAGGGCCCAGCGGGTTGCTCACTTACACCGGGAAAG GGAATTTTAGCATTCAGCCCAACAAAAAATCTCCACCAGAACCCCAAGTGGCGAAGAAACTGGGGATGATTGCCGGCGGAACAG GAATCACCCCGATGCTACAGCTGATCCGGGCCATCCTGAAAGACCCTGAAGATCCAACCCAGTGCTCCCTGCTTTTTGCCAACCAG ACTGAAAAGGACATAATCTTGCGGGAGGACCTGGAGGAGCTGCAAGCCCGATATCCCAGTCGCTTTAAACTTTGGTTCACTCTGGATCACCCCCCAGAAG GTTGGGCCTACAGCAAGGGCTTTGTGACGGCCGACATGATCCGGGAGCACCTGCCCGCCCCAGGGGACGACGCTCTGCTACTGCTCTGTGGACCACCCCCAATGGTGCAGCTGGCCTGCCATCCCAACTTGGACAAACTGGGCTACTCACAAAAGATGCGATTCACCTACTGA
- the ADIPOR1 gene encoding adiponectin receptor protein 1, with amino-acid sequence MSSHKGSVVAQGNGAPASNRETDTVELAELGPLLEEKGKRVTANPTKAEEEQACPLPQEEEEEVRVLTLPLQAHHAMEKMEEFVYKVWEGRWRVIPYDVLPDWLKDNDYLLHGHRPPMPSFRACFKSIFRIHTETGNIWTHLLGFVLFLFLGILTMLRPNMYFMAPLQEKVVFGMFFLGAVLCLSFSWLFHTVYCHSEKVSRTFSKLDYSGIALLIMGSFVPWLYYSFYCSPQPRLIYLSIVCVLGISAIIVAQWDRFATPKHRQTRAGVFLGLGLSGVVPTMHFTIAEGFVKATTVGQMGWFFLMAVMYITGAGLYAARIPERFFPGKFDIWFQSHQIFHVLVVAAAFVHFYGVSNLQEFRYGLEGGCTDDSLL; translated from the exons ATGTCTTCTCACAAAGGATCTGTGGTGGCACAGGGCAATGGGGCTCCTGCCAGTAACAGGGAAACGGACACGGTGGAGCTGGCTGAACTGGGACCCCTGCTAGAAGAGAAGGGCAAACGGGTAACTGCCAACCCAACCAAA GCTGAAGAAGAGCAAGCATGCCCATTgccccaggaagaggaggaggaggtgcgGGTACTGACACTTCCCCTGCAGGCCCACCATGCCATGGAAAAGATGGAGGAGTTCGTGTACAAG GTCTGGGAGGGACGCTGGAGGGTCATCCCATATGACGTACTCCCTGACTGGCTGAAGGACAATGACTACTTGCTACATGGCCATAGACCACCTATGCCCTCCTTCCGGGCTTGCTTCAAGAGCATTTTCCGCATCCATACAGAAACTGGCAACATCTGGACCCATCTGCTTG GTTTTGTGCTGTTTCTCTTTTTGGGAATCTTGACCATGCTCAGACCAAATATGTACTTCATGGCCCCTCTACAGGAGAAGGTGGTTTTTGGGATGTTCTTTTTGGGTGCAGTGCTCTGCCTCAGCTTCTCCTGGCTCTTTCACACCGTCTATTGTCATTCAGAGAAAGTCTCTCGGACTTTTTCCAA ACTAGATTATTCAGGGATTGCTCTACTGATTATGGGGAGCTTTGTCCCCTGGCTCTATtactccttctactgctccccacAGCCACGGCTCATCTACCTCTCCATCGTCTGCGTCCTGGGCATTTCTGCCATCATTGTGGCACAGTGGGACCGGTTTGCCACTCCTAAGCACCGGCAGACAAGAGCAG GAGTGTTCCTGGGACTTGGCTTGAGTGGTGTTGTGCCCACCATGCACTTTACTATCGCTGAGGGCTTTGTCAAGGCCACCACAGTGGGCCAGATGGGCTGGTTCTTCCTCATGGCTGTGATGTACATCACCGGAGCTGGCCTTTATGCTGCTCGAATTCCTGAACGCTTCTTTCCTGGGAAATTTGACATATGG TTTCAGTCTCATCAGATTTTCCATGTCCTGGTGGTGGCCGCAGCCTTCGTCCACTTCTACGGGGTCTCCAACCTTCAAGAATTCCGTTACGGCCTAGAGGGTGGCTGTACTGATGactcccttctctga
- the LOC113933659 gene encoding NADH-cytochrome b5 reductase 1 isoform X1: MGLQPSPVLLASLGVGLLTLLGLALGSYLIRRSRRPKVTLLDPNEKYLLRLLDKTTVSHNTKRFRFALPTAHHILGLPVGKHVYLSARIDGSLVIRPYTPVTSDEDQGYVDLVIKVYLKGVHPKFPEGGKMSQYLNSLKIGDVVEFRGPSGLLTYTGKGNFSIQPNKKSPPEPQVAKKLGMIAGGTGITPMLQLIRAILKDPEDPTQCSLLFANQTEKDIILREDLEELQARYPSRFKLWFTLDHPPEGWAYSKGFVTADMIREHLPAPGDDALLLLCGPPPMVQLACHPNLDKLGYSQKMRFTY; encoded by the exons ATGGGCCTCCAGCCG AGCCCAGTCCTTCTGgcctccctgggggtggggctgctgaCTCTGCTCGGCCTGGCTCTGGGCTCCTACTTGATTCGGAGGTCCCGCCGGCCAAAGGTCACTCTCCTGGACCCCAATGAGAAGTACCTGCTGCGACTGCTAGACAAGACG ACTGTGAGCCACAACACCAAGAGATTCCGCTTTGCCCTGCCCACCGCCCACCACATTCTGGGGCTGCCTGTGG GCAAACATGTCTACCTCTCTGCCCGGATTGATGGCAGCCTGGTCATCAGGCCATACACTCCTGTCACCAGTGACGAGGACCAAGGCTACGTGGATCTTGTCATCAAG GTCTACCTGAAGGGTGTGCACCCCAAATTTCCCGAGGGAGGGAAGATGTCTCAGTACCTGAATAGCCTGAAGATTGGGGATGTGGTGGAGTTTCGAGGGCCCAGCGGGTTGCTCACTTACACCGGGAAAG GGAATTTTAGCATTCAGCCCAACAAAAAATCTCCACCAGAACCCCAAGTGGCGAAGAAACTGGGGATGATTGCCGGCGGAACAG GAATCACCCCGATGCTACAGCTGATCCGGGCCATCCTGAAAGACCCTGAAGATCCAACCCAGTGCTCCCTGCTTTTTGCCAACCAG ACTGAAAAGGACATAATCTTGCGGGAGGACCTGGAGGAGCTGCAAGCCCGATATCCCAGTCGCTTTAAACTTTGGTTCACTCTGGATCACCCCCCAGAAG GTTGGGCCTACAGCAAGGGCTTTGTGACGGCCGACATGATCCGGGAGCACCTGCCCGCCCCAGGGGACGACGCTCTGCTACTGCTCTGTGGACCACCCCCAATGGTGCAGCTGGCCTGCCATCCCAACTTGGACAAACTGGGCTACTCACAAAAGATGCGATTCACCTACTGA